A genomic stretch from Apteryx mantelli isolate bAptMan1 chromosome 28, bAptMan1.hap1, whole genome shotgun sequence includes:
- the GRB7 gene encoding growth factor receptor-bound protein 7 isoform X1, whose protein sequence is MDGGAQPSSPPEPPGTGGAEREGAASPPHGPGLGPGERDAGEGPPAADVKRSQPLFIHAGSRKPAPEEPRASSLPCIPNPFPELCSPSNSPILSSPPGGQGPPREGASHVVKVFSEDGACRSLEASAGTTARQLCEMLVRRAHALHDHSWALVELHQHLALERCLEDHESVVEVQGTWPLGADSRFVFRKNFAKYELFKSNGQSLFPEVMVSSCLEANKSMAHSELIQLPRGPGLPAPAGGRPQGLEALLLLPAPLGALLLHQGHVQGPPAPAVPRRPHRVQHLLRDAGQEALRDAHRVRLLHQALQGAERHEGPEAPVQRGRAEPDVLDGGFPPLQVRHAALPQLPAGAGPAQPAPLDRPHAPAERVGQRAGGHGLLGVHGPGDREPQRGADGRPGGGAGLEEEDDAPVQPAGRLPELPAQRRHPPHPALVPRAHLPRGHPAAHRPAGPGGWRLPGAGEPAQPQGLRAVPVPPAEGQALSHPAERGGGPALLHHGRRADPLRRPHPAGGVSPDQPGHPALQAPALLHLRGPLSPARHRTAGTARGQHGTVLHGPARHDGAQPVRHSQHGLVQPAWPSWHGPAQHSQHSRCSQHGTVLHGTTGHSLAQPVRHSLVQPARPARHGWARSCTAQPGMVLHSATGHSWCSTAGTAGTAGTALRSAAWPELGRPLGGGSGGAGTGTRQGAPSQAAPPPVPFPCAQPGSAAGAGTPPGPPHSRTFRPGPPQRRPPALLARHGGARPCG, encoded by the exons ATGGACGGGGGGGCTCAGCCGAGcagccccccggagccccccgggacgggcggcgcggagcgggaggGGGCCGCCAGCCCACCCCACgggcccggcctcggccccggcgagCGGGAcgcgggcgaggggccgcccgccgccgacgTCAAGCGCTCCCAGCCCCTCTTCATCCACGCCGGCAG CCGGAAGCCGGCGCCGGAGGAGCCGCGCGCCTCGTCGCTGCCCTGCATCCCCAACCCCTTCCCCGAGCTCTGCAGCCCCTCCAACTCCCCCATCCTCAGCAGCCCccccggcgggcaggggccccccCGCGAAGGCGCCTCCCAC GTGGTGAAGGTGTTCAGCGAGGACGGCGCGTGCCGCTCGCTGGAGGCGTCGGCGGGCACCACGGCGCGGCAGCTCTGCGAGATGCTGGTGCGGCGGGCGCACGCGCTGCACGACCACAGCTGGGCCCTGGTGGAGCTGCACCAGCACCTGGCCCTGG AGCGGTGCCTGGAGGACCACGAGTCGGTGGTGGAGGTGCAGGGCACCTGGCCCCTGGGCGCCGACAGCCGCTTCGTCTTCCGCAAGAACTTCGCCAAGTACGAGCTCTTCAAGAGCAACGGG cagtccctcttccccgAGGTGATGGTGTCCAGCTGCCTGGAGGCCAACAAGAGCATGGCGCACTCGGAGCTCATCCAG CTGCCCCGAGGTCCAGGGCTTCCTGCACCTGCGGGAGGCCGGCCGCAAGGTCTGGAAGCGCTTCTACTTCTCCCTGCGCCGCTCGGGGCTCTACTACTCCACCAAGGGCACGTCCAAG gacccccggcACCTGCAGTACCTCGCCGACCTCACCGAGTCCAACATCTACTACGTGACGCAGGGCAAGAAGCACTACGGGACGCCCACCGAGTTCGGCTTCTGCatcaag CCCTACAAGGTGCGGAGCGGCACGAAGGGCCTGAAGCTCCTGTGCAGCGAGGACGAGCAGAGCCGGACGTGCTGGATGGCGGCTTTCCGCCTCTTCAAG tacggCATGCAGCTCTACCGCAACTACCAGCAGGCGCAGGCCCGGCTCAGCCAGCCCCCCTGGATCGGCCCCACGCCCCTG CGGAGCGTGTCGGACAACGCGCTGGTGGCCATGGACTTCTCGGGGTGCACGGGCCGGGTGATCGAGAACCCCAGCGAGGTGCTGACGGCCGCCCTGGAGGAGGCGCAGGCCTGGAGG AAGAAGACGACGCACCGGTACAGCCTGCCGGCCGCCTGCCAGAGCTCCCCGCTCAGCGCCG CCATCCACCGCACCCAGCCCTGGTTCCACGGGCGCATCTCCCGCGAGGACACCCAGCGGCTCATCGGCCGGCAGGGCCTGGTGGATGG CGTCTTCCTGGTGCGGGAGAGCCAGCGCAACCCCAAGGGCTTCgtgctgtccctgtgccacctgCAGAAGGTCAAGCACTATCTCATCCTGCCG AGCGAGGAGGAGGGCCGGCTCTACTTCACCATGGACGACGGGCAGACCCGCTTCGCCGACCTCATCCAGCTGGTGGAGTTTCACCAGATCAACCGGGGCATCCTGCCCTGCAAGCTCCGGCACTACTGCACCTGCGTGGCCCTCTGAGCCCGGCACGGCACCGCACCGCCGGCACGGCGCGTGGTCAACATGGCACGGTCCTGCACGGTCCTGCACGGCACGATGGGGCACAGCCGGTGCGGCACAGCCAGCACGGCCTCGTGCAGCCGGCATGGCCATCGTGGCACGGTCCTGCACAGCACAGCCAGCACAGCCGGTGCAGCCAGCACGGCACGGTCCTGCACGGCACAACTGGGCACAGCCTGGCACAGCCGGTGCGGCACAGCCTGGTGCAGCCGGCACGGCCAGCACGGCACGGCTGGGCACGGTCCTGCACAGCACAGCCTGGCATGGTCCTGCACAGCGCGACCGGGCACAGCTGGtgcagcacagctggcacagctggcacagctggcacagcCCTGCGCAGCGCAGCCTGGCCGGAGCTGGGTCGACCCCTCGGGGGTGGCTCTGGAGGAGCAGGCACAGGCACGAGGCAGGGAGCCCCCAGccaggcagcccccccccccgtccccttcCCGTGTGCCCAGCccggctctgccgcgggggccggcacccccccgggccccccgcaCTCACGCACTTTccgcccggggcccccccagcGCCGGCCCCCAGCACTCCTCGCCCGGCATGGGGGGGCCCGGCCCTGTGGATGA
- the GRB7 gene encoding growth factor receptor-bound protein 7 isoform X4, which produces MPWTGGLSRAAPRSPPGRAARSGRGPPAHPTGPASAPASGTRARGRPPPTSSAPSPSSSTPAGGEGVQRGRRVPLAGGVGGHHGAAALRDAGAAGARAARPQLGPGGAAPAPGPGAVPGGPRVGGGGAGHLAPGRRQPLRLPQELRQVRALQEQRAVPLPRGDGVQLPGGQQEHGALGAHPELPQLRQLPRGPGLPAPAGGRPQGLEALLLLPAPLGALLLHQGHVQGPPAPAVPRRPHRVQHLLRDAGQEALRDAHRVRLLHQALQGAERHEGPEAPVQRGRAEPDVLDGGFPPLQVRHAALPQLPAGAGPAQPAPLDRPHAPAERVGQRAGGHGLLGVHGPGDREPQRGADGRPGGGAGLEEEDDAPVQPAGRLPELPAQRRHPPHPALVPRAHLPRGHPAAHRPAGPGGWRLPGAGEPAQPQGLRAVPVPPAEGQALSHPAERGGGPALLHHGRRADPLRRPHPAGGVSPDQPGHPALQAPALLHLRGPLSPARHRTAGTARGQHGTVLHGPARHDGAQPVRHSQHGLVQPAWPSWHGPAQHSQHSRCSQHGTVLHGTTGHSLAQPVRHSLVQPARPARHGWARSCTAQPGMVLHSATGHSWCSTAGTAGTAGTALRSAAWPELGRPLGGGSGGAGTGTRQGAPSQAAPPPVPFPCAQPGSAAGAGTPPGPPHSRTFRPGPPQRRPPALLARHGGARPCG; this is translated from the exons ATGCCATGGACGGGGGGGCTCAGCCGAGcagccccccggagccccccgggacgggcggcgcggagcgggaggGGGCCGCCAGCCCACCCCACgggcccggcctcggccccggcgagCGGGAcgcgggcgaggggccgcccgccgccgacgTCAAGCGCTCCCAGCCCCTCTTCATCCACGCCGGCAG GTGGTGAAGGTGTTCAGCGAGGACGGCGCGTGCCGCTCGCTGGAGGCGTCGGCGGGCACCACGGCGCGGCAGCTCTGCGAGATGCTGGTGCGGCGGGCGCACGCGCTGCACGACCACAGCTGGGCCCTGGTGGAGCTGCACCAGCACCTGGCCCTGG AGCGGTGCCTGGAGGACCACGAGTCGGTGGTGGAGGTGCAGGGCACCTGGCCCCTGGGCGCCGACAGCCGCTTCGTCTTCCGCAAGAACTTCGCCAAGTACGAGCTCTTCAAGAGCAACGGG cagtccctcttccccgAGGTGATGGTGTCCAGCTGCCTGGAGGCCAACAAGAGCATGGCGCACTCGGAGCTCATCCAG AACTTCCTCAACTCCGGCAGCTGCCCCGAGGTCCAGGGCTTCCTGCACCTGCGGGAGGCCGGCCGCAAGGTCTGGAAGCGCTTCTACTTCTCCCTGCGCCGCTCGGGGCTCTACTACTCCACCAAGGGCACGTCCAAG gacccccggcACCTGCAGTACCTCGCCGACCTCACCGAGTCCAACATCTACTACGTGACGCAGGGCAAGAAGCACTACGGGACGCCCACCGAGTTCGGCTTCTGCatcaag CCCTACAAGGTGCGGAGCGGCACGAAGGGCCTGAAGCTCCTGTGCAGCGAGGACGAGCAGAGCCGGACGTGCTGGATGGCGGCTTTCCGCCTCTTCAAG tacggCATGCAGCTCTACCGCAACTACCAGCAGGCGCAGGCCCGGCTCAGCCAGCCCCCCTGGATCGGCCCCACGCCCCTG CGGAGCGTGTCGGACAACGCGCTGGTGGCCATGGACTTCTCGGGGTGCACGGGCCGGGTGATCGAGAACCCCAGCGAGGTGCTGACGGCCGCCCTGGAGGAGGCGCAGGCCTGGAGG AAGAAGACGACGCACCGGTACAGCCTGCCGGCCGCCTGCCAGAGCTCCCCGCTCAGCGCCG CCATCCACCGCACCCAGCCCTGGTTCCACGGGCGCATCTCCCGCGAGGACACCCAGCGGCTCATCGGCCGGCAGGGCCTGGTGGATGG CGTCTTCCTGGTGCGGGAGAGCCAGCGCAACCCCAAGGGCTTCgtgctgtccctgtgccacctgCAGAAGGTCAAGCACTATCTCATCCTGCCG AGCGAGGAGGAGGGCCGGCTCTACTTCACCATGGACGACGGGCAGACCCGCTTCGCCGACCTCATCCAGCTGGTGGAGTTTCACCAGATCAACCGGGGCATCCTGCCCTGCAAGCTCCGGCACTACTGCACCTGCGTGGCCCTCTGAGCCCGGCACGGCACCGCACCGCCGGCACGGCGCGTGGTCAACATGGCACGGTCCTGCACGGTCCTGCACGGCACGATGGGGCACAGCCGGTGCGGCACAGCCAGCACGGCCTCGTGCAGCCGGCATGGCCATCGTGGCACGGTCCTGCACAGCACAGCCAGCACAGCCGGTGCAGCCAGCACGGCACGGTCCTGCACGGCACAACTGGGCACAGCCTGGCACAGCCGGTGCGGCACAGCCTGGTGCAGCCGGCACGGCCAGCACGGCACGGCTGGGCACGGTCCTGCACAGCACAGCCTGGCATGGTCCTGCACAGCGCGACCGGGCACAGCTGGtgcagcacagctggcacagctggcacagctggcacagcCCTGCGCAGCGCAGCCTGGCCGGAGCTGGGTCGACCCCTCGGGGGTGGCTCTGGAGGAGCAGGCACAGGCACGAGGCAGGGAGCCCCCAGccaggcagcccccccccccgtccccttcCCGTGTGCCCAGCccggctctgccgcgggggccggcacccccccgggccccccgcaCTCACGCACTTTccgcccggggcccccccagcGCCGGCCCCCAGCACTCCTCGCCCGGCATGGGGGGGCCCGGCCCTGTGGATGA
- the GRB7 gene encoding growth factor receptor-bound protein 7 isoform X2: MDGGAQPSSPPEPPGTGGAEREGAASPPHGPGLGPGERDAGEGPPAADVKRSQPLFIHAGSRKPAPEEPRASSLPCIPNPFPELCSPSNSPILSSPPGGQGPPREGASHVVKVFSEDGACRSLEASAGTTARQLCEMLVRRAHALHDHSWALVELHQHLALERCLEDHESVVEVQGTWPLGADSRFVFRKNFAKYELFKSNGSLFPEVMVSSCLEANKSMAHSELIQLPRGPGLPAPAGGRPQGLEALLLLPAPLGALLLHQGHVQGPPAPAVPRRPHRVQHLLRDAGQEALRDAHRVRLLHQALQGAERHEGPEAPVQRGRAEPDVLDGGFPPLQVRHAALPQLPAGAGPAQPAPLDRPHAPAERVGQRAGGHGLLGVHGPGDREPQRGADGRPGGGAGLEEEDDAPVQPAGRLPELPAQRRHPPHPALVPRAHLPRGHPAAHRPAGPGGWRLPGAGEPAQPQGLRAVPVPPAEGQALSHPAERGGGPALLHHGRRADPLRRPHPAGGVSPDQPGHPALQAPALLHLRGPLSPARHRTAGTARGQHGTVLHGPARHDGAQPVRHSQHGLVQPAWPSWHGPAQHSQHSRCSQHGTVLHGTTGHSLAQPVRHSLVQPARPARHGWARSCTAQPGMVLHSATGHSWCSTAGTAGTAGTALRSAAWPELGRPLGGGSGGAGTGTRQGAPSQAAPPPVPFPCAQPGSAAGAGTPPGPPHSRTFRPGPPQRRPPALLARHGGARPCG; this comes from the exons ATGGACGGGGGGGCTCAGCCGAGcagccccccggagccccccgggacgggcggcgcggagcgggaggGGGCCGCCAGCCCACCCCACgggcccggcctcggccccggcgagCGGGAcgcgggcgaggggccgcccgccgccgacgTCAAGCGCTCCCAGCCCCTCTTCATCCACGCCGGCAG CCGGAAGCCGGCGCCGGAGGAGCCGCGCGCCTCGTCGCTGCCCTGCATCCCCAACCCCTTCCCCGAGCTCTGCAGCCCCTCCAACTCCCCCATCCTCAGCAGCCCccccggcgggcaggggccccccCGCGAAGGCGCCTCCCAC GTGGTGAAGGTGTTCAGCGAGGACGGCGCGTGCCGCTCGCTGGAGGCGTCGGCGGGCACCACGGCGCGGCAGCTCTGCGAGATGCTGGTGCGGCGGGCGCACGCGCTGCACGACCACAGCTGGGCCCTGGTGGAGCTGCACCAGCACCTGGCCCTGG AGCGGTGCCTGGAGGACCACGAGTCGGTGGTGGAGGTGCAGGGCACCTGGCCCCTGGGCGCCGACAGCCGCTTCGTCTTCCGCAAGAACTTCGCCAAGTACGAGCTCTTCAAGAGCAACGGG tccctcttccccgAGGTGATGGTGTCCAGCTGCCTGGAGGCCAACAAGAGCATGGCGCACTCGGAGCTCATCCAG CTGCCCCGAGGTCCAGGGCTTCCTGCACCTGCGGGAGGCCGGCCGCAAGGTCTGGAAGCGCTTCTACTTCTCCCTGCGCCGCTCGGGGCTCTACTACTCCACCAAGGGCACGTCCAAG gacccccggcACCTGCAGTACCTCGCCGACCTCACCGAGTCCAACATCTACTACGTGACGCAGGGCAAGAAGCACTACGGGACGCCCACCGAGTTCGGCTTCTGCatcaag CCCTACAAGGTGCGGAGCGGCACGAAGGGCCTGAAGCTCCTGTGCAGCGAGGACGAGCAGAGCCGGACGTGCTGGATGGCGGCTTTCCGCCTCTTCAAG tacggCATGCAGCTCTACCGCAACTACCAGCAGGCGCAGGCCCGGCTCAGCCAGCCCCCCTGGATCGGCCCCACGCCCCTG CGGAGCGTGTCGGACAACGCGCTGGTGGCCATGGACTTCTCGGGGTGCACGGGCCGGGTGATCGAGAACCCCAGCGAGGTGCTGACGGCCGCCCTGGAGGAGGCGCAGGCCTGGAGG AAGAAGACGACGCACCGGTACAGCCTGCCGGCCGCCTGCCAGAGCTCCCCGCTCAGCGCCG CCATCCACCGCACCCAGCCCTGGTTCCACGGGCGCATCTCCCGCGAGGACACCCAGCGGCTCATCGGCCGGCAGGGCCTGGTGGATGG CGTCTTCCTGGTGCGGGAGAGCCAGCGCAACCCCAAGGGCTTCgtgctgtccctgtgccacctgCAGAAGGTCAAGCACTATCTCATCCTGCCG AGCGAGGAGGAGGGCCGGCTCTACTTCACCATGGACGACGGGCAGACCCGCTTCGCCGACCTCATCCAGCTGGTGGAGTTTCACCAGATCAACCGGGGCATCCTGCCCTGCAAGCTCCGGCACTACTGCACCTGCGTGGCCCTCTGAGCCCGGCACGGCACCGCACCGCCGGCACGGCGCGTGGTCAACATGGCACGGTCCTGCACGGTCCTGCACGGCACGATGGGGCACAGCCGGTGCGGCACAGCCAGCACGGCCTCGTGCAGCCGGCATGGCCATCGTGGCACGGTCCTGCACAGCACAGCCAGCACAGCCGGTGCAGCCAGCACGGCACGGTCCTGCACGGCACAACTGGGCACAGCCTGGCACAGCCGGTGCGGCACAGCCTGGTGCAGCCGGCACGGCCAGCACGGCACGGCTGGGCACGGTCCTGCACAGCACAGCCTGGCATGGTCCTGCACAGCGCGACCGGGCACAGCTGGtgcagcacagctggcacagctggcacagctggcacagcCCTGCGCAGCGCAGCCTGGCCGGAGCTGGGTCGACCCCTCGGGGGTGGCTCTGGAGGAGCAGGCACAGGCACGAGGCAGGGAGCCCCCAGccaggcagcccccccccccgtccccttcCCGTGTGCCCAGCccggctctgccgcgggggccggcacccccccgggccccccgcaCTCACGCACTTTccgcccggggcccccccagcGCCGGCCCCCAGCACTCCTCGCCCGGCATGGGGGGGCCCGGCCCTGTGGATGA
- the GRB7 gene encoding growth factor receptor-bound protein 7 isoform X3: MDGGAQPSSPPEPPGTGGAEREGAASPPHGPGLGPGERDAGEGPPAADVKRSQPLFIHAGSRKPAPEEPRASSLPCIPNPFPELCSPSNSPILSSPPGGQGPPREGASHVVKVFSEDGACRSLEASAGTTARQLCEMLVRRAHALHDHSWALVELHQHLALERCLEDHESVVEVQGTWPLGADSRFVFRKNFAKYELFKSNGQSLFPEVMVSSCLEANKSMAHSELIQLPRGPGLPAPAGGRPQGLEALLLLPAPLGALLLHQGHVQGPPAPAVPRRPHRVQHLLRDAGQEALRDAHRVRLLHQALQGAERHEGPEAPVQRGRAEPDVLDGGFPPLQVRHAALPQLPAGAGPAQPAPLDRPHAPAERVGQRAGGHGLLGVHGPGDREPQRGADGRPGGGAGLEEDDAPVQPAGRLPELPAQRRHPPHPALVPRAHLPRGHPAAHRPAGPGGWRLPGAGEPAQPQGLRAVPVPPAEGQALSHPAERGGGPALLHHGRRADPLRRPHPAGGVSPDQPGHPALQAPALLHLRGPLSPARHRTAGTARGQHGTVLHGPARHDGAQPVRHSQHGLVQPAWPSWHGPAQHSQHSRCSQHGTVLHGTTGHSLAQPVRHSLVQPARPARHGWARSCTAQPGMVLHSATGHSWCSTAGTAGTAGTALRSAAWPELGRPLGGGSGGAGTGTRQGAPSQAAPPPVPFPCAQPGSAAGAGTPPGPPHSRTFRPGPPQRRPPALLARHGGARPCG; this comes from the exons ATGGACGGGGGGGCTCAGCCGAGcagccccccggagccccccgggacgggcggcgcggagcgggaggGGGCCGCCAGCCCACCCCACgggcccggcctcggccccggcgagCGGGAcgcgggcgaggggccgcccgccgccgacgTCAAGCGCTCCCAGCCCCTCTTCATCCACGCCGGCAG CCGGAAGCCGGCGCCGGAGGAGCCGCGCGCCTCGTCGCTGCCCTGCATCCCCAACCCCTTCCCCGAGCTCTGCAGCCCCTCCAACTCCCCCATCCTCAGCAGCCCccccggcgggcaggggccccccCGCGAAGGCGCCTCCCAC GTGGTGAAGGTGTTCAGCGAGGACGGCGCGTGCCGCTCGCTGGAGGCGTCGGCGGGCACCACGGCGCGGCAGCTCTGCGAGATGCTGGTGCGGCGGGCGCACGCGCTGCACGACCACAGCTGGGCCCTGGTGGAGCTGCACCAGCACCTGGCCCTGG AGCGGTGCCTGGAGGACCACGAGTCGGTGGTGGAGGTGCAGGGCACCTGGCCCCTGGGCGCCGACAGCCGCTTCGTCTTCCGCAAGAACTTCGCCAAGTACGAGCTCTTCAAGAGCAACGGG cagtccctcttccccgAGGTGATGGTGTCCAGCTGCCTGGAGGCCAACAAGAGCATGGCGCACTCGGAGCTCATCCAG CTGCCCCGAGGTCCAGGGCTTCCTGCACCTGCGGGAGGCCGGCCGCAAGGTCTGGAAGCGCTTCTACTTCTCCCTGCGCCGCTCGGGGCTCTACTACTCCACCAAGGGCACGTCCAAG gacccccggcACCTGCAGTACCTCGCCGACCTCACCGAGTCCAACATCTACTACGTGACGCAGGGCAAGAAGCACTACGGGACGCCCACCGAGTTCGGCTTCTGCatcaag CCCTACAAGGTGCGGAGCGGCACGAAGGGCCTGAAGCTCCTGTGCAGCGAGGACGAGCAGAGCCGGACGTGCTGGATGGCGGCTTTCCGCCTCTTCAAG tacggCATGCAGCTCTACCGCAACTACCAGCAGGCGCAGGCCCGGCTCAGCCAGCCCCCCTGGATCGGCCCCACGCCCCTG CGGAGCGTGTCGGACAACGCGCTGGTGGCCATGGACTTCTCGGGGTGCACGGGCCGGGTGATCGAGAACCCCAGCGAGGTGCTGACGGCCGCCCTGGAGGAGGCGCAGGCCTGGAGG AAGACGACGCACCGGTACAGCCTGCCGGCCGCCTGCCAGAGCTCCCCGCTCAGCGCCG CCATCCACCGCACCCAGCCCTGGTTCCACGGGCGCATCTCCCGCGAGGACACCCAGCGGCTCATCGGCCGGCAGGGCCTGGTGGATGG CGTCTTCCTGGTGCGGGAGAGCCAGCGCAACCCCAAGGGCTTCgtgctgtccctgtgccacctgCAGAAGGTCAAGCACTATCTCATCCTGCCG AGCGAGGAGGAGGGCCGGCTCTACTTCACCATGGACGACGGGCAGACCCGCTTCGCCGACCTCATCCAGCTGGTGGAGTTTCACCAGATCAACCGGGGCATCCTGCCCTGCAAGCTCCGGCACTACTGCACCTGCGTGGCCCTCTGAGCCCGGCACGGCACCGCACCGCCGGCACGGCGCGTGGTCAACATGGCACGGTCCTGCACGGTCCTGCACGGCACGATGGGGCACAGCCGGTGCGGCACAGCCAGCACGGCCTCGTGCAGCCGGCATGGCCATCGTGGCACGGTCCTGCACAGCACAGCCAGCACAGCCGGTGCAGCCAGCACGGCACGGTCCTGCACGGCACAACTGGGCACAGCCTGGCACAGCCGGTGCGGCACAGCCTGGTGCAGCCGGCACGGCCAGCACGGCACGGCTGGGCACGGTCCTGCACAGCACAGCCTGGCATGGTCCTGCACAGCGCGACCGGGCACAGCTGGtgcagcacagctggcacagctggcacagctggcacagcCCTGCGCAGCGCAGCCTGGCCGGAGCTGGGTCGACCCCTCGGGGGTGGCTCTGGAGGAGCAGGCACAGGCACGAGGCAGGGAGCCCCCAGccaggcagcccccccccccgtccccttcCCGTGTGCCCAGCccggctctgccgcgggggccggcacccccccgggccccccgcaCTCACGCACTTTccgcccggggcccccccagcGCCGGCCCCCAGCACTCCTCGCCCGGCATGGGGGGGCCCGGCCCTGTGGATGA
- the GRB7 gene encoding growth factor receptor-bound protein 7 isoform X5 — protein sequence MDGGAQPSSPPEPPGTGGAEREGAASPPHGPGLGPGERDAGEGPPAADVKRSQPLFIHAGSRKPAPEEPRASSLPCIPNPFPELCSPSNSPILSSPPGGQGPPREGASHVVKVFSEDGACRSLEASAGTTARQLCEMLVRRAHALHDHSWALVELHQHLALERCLEDHESVVEVQGTWPLGADSRFVFRKNFAKYELFKSNGQSLFPEVMVSSCLEANKSMAHSELIQNFLNSGSCPEVQGFLHLREAGRKVWKRFYFSLRRSGLYYSTKGTSKDPRHLQYLADLTESNIYYVTQGKKHYGTPTEFGFCIKPYKVRSGTKGLKLLCSEDEQSRTCWMAAFRLFKYGMQLYRNYQQAQARLSQPPWIGPTPLRSVSDNALVAMDFSGCTGRVIENPSEVLTAALEEAQAWRKKTTHRYSLPAACQSSPLSAAIHRTQPWFHGRISREDTQRLIGRQGLVDGVFLVRESQRNPKGFVLSLCHLQKVKHYLILPSEEEGRLYFTMDDGQTRFADLIQLVEFHQINRGILPCKLRHYCTCVAL from the exons ATGGACGGGGGGGCTCAGCCGAGcagccccccggagccccccgggacgggcggcgcggagcgggaggGGGCCGCCAGCCCACCCCACgggcccggcctcggccccggcgagCGGGAcgcgggcgaggggccgcccgccgccgacgTCAAGCGCTCCCAGCCCCTCTTCATCCACGCCGGCAG CCGGAAGCCGGCGCCGGAGGAGCCGCGCGCCTCGTCGCTGCCCTGCATCCCCAACCCCTTCCCCGAGCTCTGCAGCCCCTCCAACTCCCCCATCCTCAGCAGCCCccccggcgggcaggggccccccCGCGAAGGCGCCTCCCAC GTGGTGAAGGTGTTCAGCGAGGACGGCGCGTGCCGCTCGCTGGAGGCGTCGGCGGGCACCACGGCGCGGCAGCTCTGCGAGATGCTGGTGCGGCGGGCGCACGCGCTGCACGACCACAGCTGGGCCCTGGTGGAGCTGCACCAGCACCTGGCCCTGG AGCGGTGCCTGGAGGACCACGAGTCGGTGGTGGAGGTGCAGGGCACCTGGCCCCTGGGCGCCGACAGCCGCTTCGTCTTCCGCAAGAACTTCGCCAAGTACGAGCTCTTCAAGAGCAACGGG cagtccctcttccccgAGGTGATGGTGTCCAGCTGCCTGGAGGCCAACAAGAGCATGGCGCACTCGGAGCTCATCCAG AACTTCCTCAACTCCGGCAGCTGCCCCGAGGTCCAGGGCTTCCTGCACCTGCGGGAGGCCGGCCGCAAGGTCTGGAAGCGCTTCTACTTCTCCCTGCGCCGCTCGGGGCTCTACTACTCCACCAAGGGCACGTCCAAG gacccccggcACCTGCAGTACCTCGCCGACCTCACCGAGTCCAACATCTACTACGTGACGCAGGGCAAGAAGCACTACGGGACGCCCACCGAGTTCGGCTTCTGCatcaag CCCTACAAGGTGCGGAGCGGCACGAAGGGCCTGAAGCTCCTGTGCAGCGAGGACGAGCAGAGCCGGACGTGCTGGATGGCGGCTTTCCGCCTCTTCAAG tacggCATGCAGCTCTACCGCAACTACCAGCAGGCGCAGGCCCGGCTCAGCCAGCCCCCCTGGATCGGCCCCACGCCCCTG CGGAGCGTGTCGGACAACGCGCTGGTGGCCATGGACTTCTCGGGGTGCACGGGCCGGGTGATCGAGAACCCCAGCGAGGTGCTGACGGCCGCCCTGGAGGAGGCGCAGGCCTGGAGG AAGAAGACGACGCACCGGTACAGCCTGCCGGCCGCCTGCCAGAGCTCCCCGCTCAGCGCCG CCATCCACCGCACCCAGCCCTGGTTCCACGGGCGCATCTCCCGCGAGGACACCCAGCGGCTCATCGGCCGGCAGGGCCTGGTGGATGG CGTCTTCCTGGTGCGGGAGAGCCAGCGCAACCCCAAGGGCTTCgtgctgtccctgtgccacctgCAGAAGGTCAAGCACTATCTCATCCTGCCG AGCGAGGAGGAGGGCCGGCTCTACTTCACCATGGACGACGGGCAGACCCGCTTCGCCGACCTCATCCAGCTGGTGGAGTTTCACCAGATCAACCGGGGCATCCTGCCCTGCAAGCTCCGGCACTACTGCACCTGCGTGGCCCTCTGA